The sequence CTTTTCAACCAAACACTAATGTCATGGGAATTCAACCCAGGAGTATACATTTCCCTACATGTTATAGGGCAGGGGTAGGCAACTcctaccctacgaggtccggagcctgctggttttctgttctacctgataatgaattgtacacacctggtgtcccgaggtctaaatcagtccctgattagaggggaacaatgaaaagatgcaatggaactggctttgaggtccagagttgagtttgagggtcaTAGGGCATCATGAAGCTTCAGTACAACATCAACACCGACAAGCAGCCCCGCAAGAGTTTGTTTTCCATAGAAACAACAGATAGCTGTGAGGGAGCCAGGTGTTTTTTTTAGGCTTGAGTCTAATGAAGCACTGTTCTACTCAGAGTGACCCTCTACTTAATCACAAACCTTGCCTGCTTCCTGTCCTCTGGTTTATCTCAGTGTTTTATCTCCAAGCCAACTGCAGTCTCTATCTCATCCACTCACTTCCTCTTCATCACTTCCTGTGAGAGGCATGGCTGGGTGGGTAGGGAATTAACATAGACAATATACATTAGACCTTTGTCTGTGAGATGTAGGTCATAGTGAAGGTGTGGTCATGACCTTGAGGACAAACAGTCATGCTGATTTGCTGAGAATCACATCTACAACTGGTGATTGGGAAACAGCTGCAGCCGAAGAGGAACAAAGTGCTTCACTAGAATACTGTGAGGGGGAAGTTCTAGGAGAGGGAGAAGTTAGTGATGTACACCCAGGCCATTTTTACATATTAATggttacccagctagcacataatgttctgagaaccatatgtttcttagagcgtggttgtcctatggttattctatcgtcccacaactttctgggaatggagCAGGACAGTTgattggctttggaacattctctgcacatttaaggaacttgacaaaataaCGTAATTTTCTTGGTACTTCATTAaatttcctaaaagttcaaaacatggttacatttagtTACAGTTTTGGCAATGTGTTATGAATGTTCTCCAACTGATTTGATATGgtgaatgttctcaaatagttcagagaacgttaagaaacaacattctcctGGGGGAATGtcaatacttcagcataacagaagatcataggttaGAATCTCACTGATGCCTTGCCACAATAACAAAATGTGTCTACATGATAATTGCCTAAGCTAattaatttccatgtgtcctatgtGTGCTTGGAGTACAAAACAGTTAACCTGAGCAAGCAGTGTTATATAGTCctattgaaacattcagtgaaagttcATCTAGAATTTCCATTCTCAGGATGTTAATAAAACCAGGAAAACATttagggaaccatagtaaaacattctcagaatcTCCTGTATGTATGATCCCAGAACAAGCAACATTTTCACAGAAATTCTCAGAACAGTAAAACTGAACGTTTTTTAAATGGTCAGGAAACTTATGGCTTAGTTCCCAGAACCAAAAACTTACGTTCCctcaacttccaaggaaccaaatgtgtttgctggGTAGTTAGTTTGTGTGCGGTTCTGGTCTTCAAACGTGAGAATGACTAACAGCACAGTCAGCAAACATAAAGAGATTACGATCTAATCATAATACATTCGAGACAAACACTAAAACTAATGTGTTCTCCAAAAGGGTACGCTGGTGGTCTGTAACATGTTGACATTAGGTACTATTAGCTCTGGTCTTCGATTCAAGACTATATTAATGGATTAAAATTGAGGTTAAAGCACTTTTGCaaaaacaattattattattattttattgccACTGATAGGCTGATAATATTAGCCCTTTACCTCAGGGTGAAAGAGCACAAGGAAGAGATAGTTGAGACACGATAAAGACATTACTTTACATAATACACTTGGGCTACATCTGGGGCCATGAGCTGAGAAGTCAGCACGAGGTCTTTAGTACTGTTATAGAGCAAGACCTGGAGTACTAGGGTTAGGCTATTTCCAGGAAAGGACGTTAGCTCGTCACGTGAAGCTAGCAGTCATGCTATGTGGCGCTGACACGGAGGGCTATctaaatataaactcaacatttAGTGTAGCCGctcacatgatgctgccacctttATCAACATGAGGCTTGACAGAGACCTTTGTGTTGGCCATCACAGTAAGTTGACAACAGCCCCGTAAAAAGACTAGATGGATTAGAACCAGTCAAAGGCCACCTTGGCATCACTCCAACTAAATGTTAGCTGTCTCTATATAAGAGCATGTGATTGTGTGTCAGACCTGTAGACGATGCCCTTGCTGTGCAGGAACATAAGTGCAGAGGTGATCTCGGCGGTGTAGAAGCGAGCGCGGCACTCCTCAAACTTTCTGGACTTCTGGATGTGGAACATGAGGTCGCCTCCATTGACAAACTCCATCACAAAGAACAGGCGGTCCTGGAACACAGGGACAACGGCTCCTTTCTCAAATACACAACAATGAAACCCCACTACCTCCACAACAGCTCGAGGACATACCAATTCCTCGTGTCAAGGAGGTAATGGTGTCTAATACTCATACATTTCATGAGCCCATATAGCAGATTCATGCAGCCATCACTGCAGAGCCACAACTCCATGATACGAATGAGAAAATACACTGTGCAAATACATCCATCCTTTTTTCTCATTACAGGTTAGACACCCGCATGTTCCAGAACATGAGCAGGAAAACACACTTCCCTGTGGAACACGAAGTGCAGTACTGTCTGGGTCATAAATGTCCCAGACATGACTAGCCAGCACATGGTAGAACAGACCCTGTGAACACTAGCTAGGTAGAGAGTCTATAGAGTTTCGATTGACCTTACTATGATCATCTCCTAAACATGTCTTACATTGACTTCATGTCATTGGAAAGATATTATCAAGTGGAATAAAAAACAtaagctggcgcacacccaggaAAAATGATTTTATCTAGAGGTGGTGACTAACAGCGAATAAACTATAAGCGACTCTCTTTATTTGTTATAACTTATAAGATATTAACTAGTAACACAACTGCATTAGAGTCATGGTTATGAATGGTGTGGAAAGGCTCTGTGAGAGTGCAGGTGCAATTAGACCTGAAGCAAGTCAATTTACCCCCTCTAATAACAAAGGAAAAAGACAGCAAACTATTAAGTTAAGATAGATTGGGGTCTAGGGGCAGTTAAGAATAAGAAAGCTGTGTATAGGAGCCAGGGCAAAATGAGATAATAGTGGGCTGATCAAACACAAGGGGTGTGATATGAAGTGGTAGCCTGAGGAACAGGCAGTAGGGGTATAGGAAGGAGTAAAGGTAGTTCACTTTTAGTAACAGAGGAAGGGAATGGGCTGTATCATGGATCCATCACTCAACGCTGCTCTATTCTGATCCAAAGTGAAGTAGGCCAGCGAGGGTTCACACAGCTAAAGCAGATTAGGCTCCTGGGTGGGAGAATAGCTCTGTCATGCAGAGGGTCATTCACACTGTGCTGCATTCCCACTCAGATAACGTCAGGGCACTGCTGCCCTCAACAGGACACTCTAGGCATTACAGCTACAGACTTGCCAGtgcgtgtgcgtgggtgtgtgtgtgactcttacCGGTGTCTGAAAGCAGCAGTAGAGCTGAGTGAGGTACGGGTGGGAGCTGGCCAGTGACAGCACTCTCTTCTCTGTCATGGTGCACTCAACATCATCGTCCTGCAGAATTATGTCCTTCTTCAGCACCTTCACTGCAAACACCCGCTCACCGCTGTTCAACCGAGCCAGCATCACCTGAAATAGGAACACAGCACACACATGTTAATTACCGGTACCAAACTCTAGACCATCACACAGTCCATGGTGGTATTGCTCTATGGTGGATGTCTCACCTTGCCGAAGCTACCCTTCCCCAGCACCTGTAGGAAGGTGAAGTCAGAGATGCCCAGATGTCTGGTCTGCTGCTGAGgggtttcactctctctcctcacactgaGGGCCCGCTCCTGGCCCTGCACTCCAGTGGACTGGTGAACAACAGGATGAGCATTTAACTACTGAGTATGTTCATattggtatgtatgtatgtatgtacgtacagtggcttcgaaaagtattcatacaccttgacttattttgttgtgttacagcctgaattcaaaatggattaatttTTTCTCACCAATCTCACCAATTTTCTCACCATTttttctcaccaatctacacacactaccacataatgaaaaagtgaaaacatgattaccaaaatgtttgcacatttattgaaaatgaaatactgaaatatctaattgacatatgtattcacacccgagtcaatactgTGTAGAAgtacttttggcagcaattacagctgtgagtctttctaggtaagtctctaagagctttccacacctggattgtgcaacatttgcccattgttCTTTAAAAGAAAacaatcttcaagctctgtcaaattggttgttgatcattgctagaccacCATTTCCAgatattgccatagattttcagtatgcttgaaaacatggagagtggtactcagtaatgtgttgtattggatttgccccaaacataacactttatattcaggacaaaaagtgaattactttgccacattgtttgcagtattactttagtgccttgtagcaaacaggatgcatgttttggaatatttgtattctatacAGGCAATCTTCTTTCCCATCTGTCAATTGGGTTAGTATTGTGggctaactacaatgttgttgatcaatccTCAGTTTCCTTCTATCACTCCcactaaactctgtaactgttttaaagtcaccattggcctcgtgaAATCCTTAActgggtttccttcctctccagtaactgagttaggaaggacacctgtacctttctaatgactgggtgtattgatataccatccaaagcGTAATTAAAAACATTAccattatttttttgttgttgttgacccaTCGAACAATAAGTGCCGTTCTTTGTGAAGCATTGGaaatcctccctggtctttgtggttgaatctgtgtatgaaattccctgctcgactgagggaccttacagataacttattacattttaaattcagggtgtaacacaactaaatgcaaaaaaggtcaaggggtgtgaatactttctgaaggcactgtatgtatgtatgtatgtatgtatgtatgtatgtatgtatgtatgtatgtatgtatgtatgtatgtatgtatgtatgtatgtatgtatgtatgtatgtatgtatgtatgtatgtatgtatgtatgtatgtatgtatgtatgtatgtatgtatgtatgtatgtatgtatgtatgtatgtatgtatgtatgtatgtatgtatgtatgtatgtatgtatgtatgtatatatatgtatgtcttaatctctctctcctctctctcctaccagcGAATTGCGTTTGGAGAACCCCCCGGCCTGCAGGCCCATCTCTGCCAACTTGTTGGCCAGCTCCACACTGTTGACTCCACAGCTGGGTGCTACGTTGCCCTTACAGCGGATGTGCACGTTCATCTTACAGCCTGCAGAGGACAGACACACAATACACAGGAAGTACAGGTTAATAAGCCGTGCAGATTTCTACCTGTCCATAAacatcagagagaaagagagagtatgaGAAATGAAAGAATCTTACTCTTGCAGTGTAGACCCTGTCTGACAAGGCCCCACAGTAGAGAACCACAGTGGTCACAGAAGGTGGGAGCCTTAAAGTTGTGGATGTTGAACTTGTGAGGGACGTTGATACTGAAGCCTTGGTTGGTGGTCTGTGAATGAGATTTCATCAGTATGTCACCCCATTGACCTAGGCTTGCTCAAGCAAACCATCATATGGCATCATAATTCATTAGCAAGTAATTATGCTACTTCTCAAAACATAAATGTTTTTCTTCACATACCAGTATATTAATAAGTCAAGTGTTAATAAGTCAATCTGTTTAGTTCCTATTTTTCTTCAGTGGTATGGTTTGTTCATATGTGTAGTAGACCGGGACATGAAACTTGAATGTTCAGTTTGAGACAAGTTCCCTAAAATGTCTTTAGTGTACTTGCAGAATATGTGTGATAATACTCAGTAGCTTGATGTTGTTGGCCCACACCTTTCTGCCTCACTGAACAGCTCAACACAAACAGCATCCTGGGCAGGGTCCCTGATAAACACACAGCTGCTGAATACATGTATGTTCATCATACGTCTAAGGTCTATCAGCTGTAACACAATGCACCTGTAGATCAGCCTATTTTGACTCTGGAATCCCCTGACATTTTTCACAGTGTATTTCAGGTAAAAAGACAACATTTTGTCTTTGCATTGTCAGAACACATTCCATTGATGAGGGGGTGGTTTTTTGGAGAATGCATGCAGGTGTGGGTGTCATAGTGATGACATGACAGAGCTGTTACAGCATTACTGTAGGGGATTAGGGATATGGTGATGAAGGTAAAATGGCTGGTCTCACCGGCTCCTTGACATGCTTCTTCATACGTGGACACACTGTGACAACCAACTGATGACATCGCTTGTGAACCACACACGTGCAtactgggaaacagacagacagaatgaaaaCATGGAAACTAAACAGCAAACAATCAAACCATGTCTGTCGCTGATCCTTTCATTTAAAGAAAGAAACTCTGACAAAGGCTTCTTCCTGCTGAAACGTTGGTGATTCTAATCAATTGTTTGAGAGAAAGAGCACGATGCCAAATTATCTTAATGAAAGTGAACTTTAAACAGAGTGTTTGTGAGATGGAGGCCAGGCACCGTAAGTTGAGATGGAGGTTGGGTTCAGCAACTCTATAATAAAAGAGGTGTGAGAGCTCAGTCTCTGTGGAGTAGCACTTACTTCCTGTCTGAGTGGGCGGGTGGTCACAGAATGGTGtgaaggagaaaagagagacagaaagcagaaaGAAAGAC is a genomic window of Oncorhynchus tshawytscha isolate Ot180627B linkage group LG11, Otsh_v2.0, whole genome shotgun sequence containing:
- the LOC112261709 gene encoding protein kinase C eta type isoform X4; amino-acid sequence: MSTFLRQPTFCFHCKEFIWGVIGKQGYQCQVCTCVVHKRCHQLVVTVCPRMKKHVKEPTTNQGFSINVPHKFNIHNFKAPTFCDHCGSLLWGLVRQGLHCKSCKMNVHIRCKGNVAPSCGVNSVELANKLAEMGLQAGGFSKRNSLSTGVQGQERALSVRRESETPQQQTRHLGISDFTFLQVLGKGSFGKVMLARLNSGERVFAVKVLKKDIILQDDDVECTMTEKRVLSLASSHPYLTQLYCCFQTPDRLFFVMEFVNGGDLMFHIQKSRKFEECRARFYTAEITSALMFLHSKGIVYRDLKLDNVLLDKDGHCKLADFGMCKEGMFEGVATGTFCGTPDYIAPEILQEMQYGPSVDWWSLGVLLYEMLSGHAPFEAENEDDLFESILNEEISYASWLSAEAVNILKAFLTKNPARRLGCVATEGGENAVTNHVFFTGINWDKLNCREQEPPFKPRIKTAEDVNNFDPDFTQEEPTLTPIEDLLPSVNQDEFHNFSFTSPELLDD